In one Acomys russatus chromosome X, mAcoRus1.1, whole genome shotgun sequence genomic region, the following are encoded:
- the Usp51 gene encoding ubiquitin carboxyl-terminal hydrolase 51 has product MAHVREASRSSRSVACWSSGGGRGACLEQAARMEQTMQGTQEAQEMKPELWQEPKPALENLTSRGSGSDEKVLPSSLAACHTKSSSVCPRRKPRPRSQPRSRSRGGRGLKAPPPPPAKPPPPLPAPPPSPPPQLRTVAWRKSRGRSRPAPRPRSRKSSSSDQCCSGDPEGTENRLLEVESDKGPTGCTHVESFKVAKNWQKSLRVIYQRFIWSATPETRKRKAKSCICHVCNTHKNRLHSCLSCVFFGCFTEKHIHSHAETKQHNLAVDLCHGVIYCFMCKDYVYDKDIEYIAKETKEKILGLLISTAIDDYQQSMSVEVEENQSAGESNEQENALVKPKKKRRKKTVYYSVGLRGLINLGNTCFMNCIVQALTHIPPLKEFFLSDKHKCMMSSPGLCLACEMCSLFQAMYSGNQTPHVPYKFLHLIWIHAEHLAGYRQQDAHEFLIAMLDVLHRHSKDDSIEQQGNNSNYCNCIIDQIFTGGLQSDLTCHECHGVSTTIDPCWDISLDLPSSYTPKRADSAVNRDGRKSEGPSLTDCLQWFTRPEDLGSSAKIKCDQCQSYQESTKQLTMKTLPIVACFHLKRFEHLGKQRRKINTFVSFPLELDMTPFLASTKESIMKGQPLAECVPSENKYSLFAVINHHGTLESGHYTSFVRQEKDQWYNCDDARVTKATMEELLYSEGYILFYCRQDTEKN; this is encoded by the coding sequence ATGGCCCACGTTCGAGAAGCGTCCCGGTCCTCCCGCTCCGTCGCCTGTTGGAGTTCGGGAGGTGGTCGTGGAGCCTGTTTGGAGCAGGCGGCGAGAATGGAGCAGACGATGCAGGGCACACAGGAAGCCCAGGAGATGAAGCCGGAGCTGTGGCAGGAGCCCAAGCCTGCGTTGGAGAACTTAACAAGTAGGGGCAGTGGCAGCGACGAGAAGGTGCTCCCTTCCAGCCTGGCTGCATGTCACACCAAGTCCAGCTCGGTTTGCCCGCGCCGCAAGCCCCGCCCTCGGTCCCAGCCCAGGTCCCGCTCCAGGGGAGGGCGTGGGCTCAAggccccacccccgcctcccgcCAAACCTCCGCCTCCCCTTCCAGCGCCGCCACCTTCACCCCCGCCCCAGCTGCGGACTGTGGCCTGGCGCAAATCCAGGGGTAGATCCAGGCCTGCACCCAGACCCCGATCACGGAAAAGCAGCTCTAGTGACCAATGCTGCTCTGGGGATCCAGAGGGCACAGAGAACAGGTTACTGGAGGTTGAGTCAGATAAGGGTCCCACGGGCTGCACTCATGTAGAGAGCTTTAAAGTAGCCAAAAACTGGCAGAAGAGCCTGCGGGTGATCTATCAGCGATTCATTTGGAGTGCAACCCCGGAGACTAGGAAACGTAAGGCAAAATCGTGCATCTGTCACGTATGTAACACTCATAAGAACAGACTCCACTCATGTCTCTCATGTGTATTTTTCGGATGCTTTACTGAGAAACATATTCATAGTcatgcagaaacaaaacaacacaatttAGCAGTAGACCTCTGTCATGGGGTTATATATTGCTTTATGTGTAAGGATTATGTTTATGACAAAGATATAGAGTACATTGCCAAAGAAACGAAGGAGAAAATTCTGGGACTATTAATTTCCACTGCAATAGATGATTATCAGCAGAGCATGTCAGTGGAGGTTGAAGAAAATCAATCCGCTGGTGAATCAAATGAGCAGGAGAATGCTTTGGTGAAACccaagaaaaagaggaggaagaaaacagtgtATTACTCTGTTGGCCTAAGAGGTTTAATCAATCTTGGGAACACTTGCTTTATGAACTGTATTGTCCAGGCACTTACTCACATTCCGCCACTTAAAGAGTTCTTCCTTTCTGATAAGCACAAGTGTATGATGTCAAGCCCCGGCTTGTGTTTGGCCTGTGAAATGTGTTCACTTTTTCAAGCTATGTATTCAGGGAACCAAACACCTCATGTCCCTTATAAGTTTCTGCACCTGATATGGATTCATGCAGAACATCTAGCAGGGTACAGGCAGCAGGACGCTCATGAGTTCCTTATTGCAATGTTAGATGTGCTGCACAGACACAGCAAAGATGATAGCATTGAGCAACAAGGGAACAACTCCAACTACTGTAACTGCATCATAGACCAAATCTTTACAGGCGGCTTGCAGTCAGATTTGACATGTCATGAGTGTCATGGTGTCTCTACCACTATAGACCCATGCTGGGACATCAGTTTGGATTTGCCTTCCTCTTATACCCCAAAGAGGGCTGATAGTGCAGTGAATAGGGATGGCCGCAAATCAGAAGGCCCATCACTTACAGATTGCCTGCAGTGGTTTACAAGGCCAGAGGACCTAGGAAGCAGTGCCAAAATTAAATGTGATCAATGCCAAAGCTACCAAGAATCTACCAAACAGCTTACAATGAAGACATTACCGATTGTGGCTTGCTTTCATCTGAAACGATTTGAACATTTAGGCAAACAGAGACGTAAGATTAATACTTTTGTCTCATTTCCTTTGGAGCTGGACATGACACCATTTCTGGCCTCTACTAAAGAAAGCATAATGAAAGGCCAGCCACTAGCAGAGTGTGTGCCCAGTGAGAATAAGTATTCTTTGTTTGCTGTGATTAACCACCATGGAACTTTAGAAAGTGGACACTATACCAGCTTTGTTCGTCAAGAAAAAGACCAGTGGTACAACTGTGATGATGCCAGGGTCACCAAGGCTACAATGGAGGAGTTACTGTACAGTGAAGGATACATACTGTTCTATTGCAgacaagatacagaaaaaaattaa